TCGGTGTGAAGACGTCGCGTCGATGGCCAACCTCGTCGCCGAACTCGCCCTCGAAGGACGCTACGCCGAAGCCATGACTGTCAACGGCCTCGCCTTCTCGGCCGCGCTGGACTTCCCGACCGACCCTGCCGTCGAAGCGATGCCCATCGCCGACGGCGTCTCGCTCTCTGGAACCGGGCCGAGCGTCGTCGCAGTCGGCGACCGTGACGACCTCGAAGCGGTCAAGCGACGGTGGGACGCCCGCGACGGCGAGACACGACTGACCACCACCCGAACAGACGGAGCACGAATCCTATGACAGACGACACTGCAGACGAAACCGAATCGATTCAGGACATGACTCTCGACGAACTCCGCGAGGAAATCGAAGACATCGACCGCGGCATCGTCGAACTCATCGCGCGGCGAACCTACGTCGCCGACGCGGTTGCGCAGGTCAAAGCCGAACAGAACCTGCCGACGACAGACGAGTCCCAAGAAGAGCGCGTGATGGAACGCGCCGGTGAGAACGCCGACCACTTCGAAGTGGATTCGAACCTCGTGAAGGCAATCTTCCGGTTGCTCATCGAGATAAACAAGGCTGAGCAGCGGCAGAATCGGTAGCTACGCTATCGGGCTGCTGTCGGTGGTTCACCCCCACCACGAACCAACGTCTTCGCTCCCGAGTAGCCCACGACAGCAATCGTACTCACCGCGAGAAGCACGACGAACGCGAGACTCGCCGGGTCGGAGTCGAGGACGGGGAACATCACCTGCGACCAGTTGAACGACGCGTGAAAGAGGAGCGCCGGCAAGAGACTCCCGTTCGTGTTGTTGTACACCCACGTCATGAGGACAGACAGGAGTGTAATCGAGACGGCGAACCCGACGAACGGATTCCGGTAGTAAATCGTCTCGCTCGGGATGTAGAACAGGGGCAGATGCCACACAGCCCAGACCAGTCCGACGACGACACCACTCCAGAGCGCACCGAGTCGGTTCTGGAGTGAATCGAGGAGGACGCCGCGCCACCCGAACTCTTCTTGAATCGGTCCGCCGAGCAGGAGGACGACCACGAACGCGATTGGGAGCACGACCAGGTTTCCCGCCCACGGAAACGACGGCGTCGTTCCAGTGACGAATGCAACACCGAGTGAGACGGCGATTATCGCGGGAGTAAAGAGCACCGTGAAGACGAGCCATCGGTTCGGGTAGTCGAGTTGGATTGCACGCCTCGCGAGGCGTCGAGCGCCCGAAAGCCCGCCAGTGTAGACGACGATGACGAACGCAGCGACAGTTGGCCCAAACGCGCCCAGTTCTGGAAGGTCAGGAACTGTTTGAACGAGTCCTGCCGCCGCAATCGCCTCTGGAATCCAGAACGCCCAGGACCACCCAAACGTGAGAACGAGAAAGAGACCGACTCGCCGCCACCCGCCCGCAGCGCGGGTATTTGGCTGCTGTCCTCGATTCATACACCCCTCGTCTCACTCCAACGATATGTAGACACGCCCAGTACTGGACGGATGCGGTCATTTTACAGACCTGTTCTCCCACGTCACACTCCCGACACACAGACCATCACGATTAAAAATGTAGGTTTATTTGGGTTGACACGGCGAATGCACTAGCGATGCTATGGCAACTGCTAGCACACCGATTGACGACAGTATAGTCTCTGAACTAGAAACGCAGTTCCGTGGGACGTTGCTTCAACCCACAGAAGCAGGCTACGACGAAGCACGAAACATCTGGAACGCGATGATCGACCGCCGTCCGGCGCTCATTGCACAGTGCGCAGGTGTTGCAGACGTGAGGGCTGCAGTCGACTTCGCGCGCACGAACGACCTACTCGTCTCGGTGAAAGGAGCGGGGCACAACATCGCCGGGAACGCCATCAATGACGACGGCCTCGTCATCGACCTCTCACCGATGAAGTCGGTGCGAGTCGACCCCGAGGCGAAGACCGCACGAGTCGAACCGGGCGTGATTCTCTCCGAGTTAGACCACGAAACACAGGCGTTTGGCCTCGCGACGCCGGTCGGATACAATTCGACGACTGGTATCTCTGGACTCACGCTGGGTGGTGGGTTCGGGTGGCTCTCACGGAAGTATGGACTGACTGCGGACAACCTCCGCTCGGTCGATATCGTCACTGCAGACGGCGAACTTCGACACGCCAGCGAGTCCGAAAACGAGGACCTGTTCTGGGCAGTTCGCGGCGGCAGCGGCAACTTCGGTATCGTCACCTCGTTCGAGTTCGACCTCCACGCAGTCGGACCCGAGGTGCTGTCTGGACTCATCGTCCACCCGTTCGATGATGCCGCAGACGTCCTGCGTGCGTACCGCGAATACGTTGCGACTGTTCCCGACGACGTGACCGCGTGGATGGTCTTCCGACACGCACCGCCGCTCGAATTCATCCCTGAGGAGTGGCACGGAAAGATGGTCCTCATCCTCGCGGCGTTCTACGCGGGTTCGATGTCCGACGGCGAAGAGGCGCTCAAACCGTTACGCGAGATTGGGTCGCCCATCGTCGACGTGATTGGACCACACCCGTACGAAGGGTGGCAACAGGCGTTCGACGGACTCCTCGGCCCCGGTGCCCGAAACTACTGGAAGTCACACAACTTCGAAGAGATTACCGACGGCATGATAGACACGTTCGTCGAGTACGCGGCGTCGATGCCGACACCGCTCAGTGAGATTGCAGTCGCCCAACTCGGCGGTGCAATCAACCACGTCTCGGTCGAGGAAACAGCGTACCCCCACCGCGACGCCGAGTTCCTGATGAACCTCCACACTCGCTGGGAAGACCCAGCCCAAGACGACGAGTGCATCGCGTGGGCACGCGAGTGCTACGAGGCGATGAAACCCCACGCGACTGGTGGGGTCTACGTCAACTTCATCCCCGAAGACGTGGGTGAAGAACGAGCAGCGTACCGCGAGAACTACGACCGACTCGTCGAAATCAAGAAGACGTACGACCCGGAGAACCTGTTCCGGATGAACCAGAACGTCACACCGACATCGTAGTCGCGGTGAAACGGCTTTTTTCGGGAGAGACAGCGTTCGGCCCTCGTTTCGTGGGCGACAGCATCACGGTCACGTTCGTCTGAGAACCATCTCTGCTCCCGCCGGTATTTCCATACTGGTGGAGTTCCATACTATGGGTGGAATGGTCAAAAGACAAGCCGAAACGACGTGGCAAGGTGGAAAAGATGGGAGCGGTGACTTCAGCACCGAGAGCGGACAGGTCGAAGGAACGTTCACGTTCCCGACTCGCTTCGAGGACGAACCGGGGACGAACCCCGAAGAGGTCATCGGCGCAGCACACTCTGGATGTTTCTGCATGCAACTGACGGCGCTTCTCGAAGGAGAAGGCTATACGGCAACCGAACTCCACGCTGTGGCAGATGTCCACCTCAGACCCGCAGACGGTGGTGGATTCGAGATTCCCCAAATCGAACTGACACTGGAAGCCGACATCCCAGACATCGACGAGGACACCTTCGAGGAGATTGCGCAGCAAGCCAAAGAGACCTGTCCGGTCTCGAAGGCACTGGCTGGCCCGGAGATTACGCTCGACGCGACGCTCCTGAGCTAACTCCGTCGCACAGAACCGACACCGATATTTTTCCGACGACGACCCCACAGAGAGTGGCACCTCTACAGAACGGTTTTACCGCACTGGTTCGTCGGGGGACGCAACGAGGTGACGCGTATTAACCACGACAACCGACGTTCTGTTGCAGGGTCTCGTTCTCGGTGTCTCGATCGCGGCACCGGTCGGCCCAATCGGCGTCCTCTGTATTCAGCGAACGCTTTCGAGGGGGAGACGCGCTGGCTTCGTCAGCGGACTCGGCGCGGCGTCCGCAGACGCCGTTTACGGAGTTATCGCCGGGTTCGGTATCACTGCGCTGTCGTCGATTCTCTTGGACTACCAGACGGGAATCAGGGTTGCTGGTGGACTGCTCTTGGTGTACCTCGGGGTGCAGTCGTTCCGGGCCGAACCCGCGGAGACTGCTGCGGCGACGACTGACTCCGAGCGCCTCGCTCACGACTACGGGTCGACGTTCCTGTTGACGATAACGAATCCCGTGACGATACTGGCGTTCGTCGGCATCTTCGCCGGATTGGGCGTCGGAACCTCCGGAAACTATCTCGACGCTGCCGTCCTCGTTGCTGGCGTCTTCACGGGGTCTGCACTCTGGTGGCTCGTCTTGAGCACCGGTGTGAGCCTCTTCAGAACGCGATTCACGCGGCCAGTGATGCGCCGAGTGAACCAACTCGCCGGAGTCGTCATCGCGGGGTTCGGAGTGCTCGCGCTGTGGAGTGCAGTGTAGTGATTCTCGTCTTGCGCTGACGTGGCGGCCTCGAAGACCAGTACAGCGGTCCCACACCTACAGCGGTATCTCACTATATCGGGACCCCACCGACAGTGGCACCCCACCAATCGTCGAGTGCTATCGGTGTACTTCGAACCAGTCGACGGCGAAGTCGACTATCGTCGGCTGGTTCACGAGTTTCGCCGTGCCCGCACCGACGGGCCCTTCGGTGAGACCGACTTCCGATTCGAAGTCTGCGCCGAGTTGCTCGAAGTCGTCGGAGTCGATGTCGATATCGTCGTACTCGAAGACGACTCGCTCACCGTCACGGAGAAGTGGAGCGGCCGACTGGATGCGTTCTTTCTCGAAGTCAGCACGGTACTCCGCGAGGTGGAGTGAGGTGTTGCGGTCGTGGCCGACACCGAGGAGTAACACGTGGCCATCGCGGTCGTAGACTCGCGCGAGCGGCGACTGTTCGCCGAGGCCGTCGTCGAGTCTGTGGTCGGCGACGACTTCGTCTGCTCCTGCACCCCACGCGGCGAAGGAAAACGTCGGATGGTCGCTCCGGACCACACCGGGATAGGCTCGGAAGCACTCAGGAATCGCACCCATCCCGCGCGTCGGCGTCACGTCGGGCCGGAACGGCGGCATCGTCTCGCGAATCGTCTCGACCCAGTCGTCCGGAACTGGTGGATTCTCCCACCCTGCTGGGTCTGTGTACTGGCCGCTGTGAGTGGGCATCACGAGCGTGCCGTCGTCGGTGAGTACCGCCTGCAACGCGTCCACGACGGCCTGTGGGCCGCCAACGACCCAGCCGAGCGAACTCAACGATGAGTGGACGAGGAGGGTGTCGCCGGCGTCGATGCCGAGGCGACGGAAATCCGAAGCGAGCGACGAGACCGTGTTCGGTTCGTCTGCGGCTTCGATAGCATCTGCTTCAGGCATGCGAAATCTGACACGTGGGGTCTGTTTCAATGTTCTCCTCGCCTGTTCGGGCCTCGGCGATAGCTCTCACAGAACTCGCGACCTCTTCCTCGAAAAACCGCCGTTCGGGAGCACGGACAGACTCACCGTGAGTCGCCTTATGCCTCGAACAACTGCTGGAACAGCGCCGTATCCGTGTTGTTCACGCACTTGCTGATCTTGCCGTCTTTCATGTCGATGATGTGTGCGAACGGGACTGCAAGGCGGGTGCCAGTTCCTTTCGCTGTCCCGGTTAGCTTCCCCACGACGACGACTGTGTCTCCGCCATCGATGAAGCGCTCTGGTTTGGCCGCGACCTCGTCCATCGCATCCAGCGTTGGCATGAAGATGTCGTTCAAGACGGCGTCGGGGCCGCGGTGCGTTCCACCGCCCAATCCACCTTCCGGTTCGACCCACTCGATATCGTCTGCGAACGTGGACACGACGGTCTCCAGGTCTCCCTCGTTGTACGCCTCGTACGCGTCTTCGAGTATCTCTACATTCGCCCGTTTGCTAATTGCTGCCATATGCCACACCCATATGACTCTACGACTCTCTGGAGAATATAGATACAATGATATATGTTAGCATTGCACTGCTGCAAAACGTGTGATACGGCGTTCGAGAGCGGTGTTTGAGAGTGAAGTTTGAAAGCGATGCTCGAGAGCGTCGTCTGCGGGTCGAAACGAATATTTGGCAGTGGTCTGTCATGCGTGTCGTGCAAACGGTCTCGGCTCGCGCTGCCCTCCGCTACGCCACCGAAGACAGCATGGTCGCACTCTATGGGGTCGTCTTCGGTGGATGGCTGCTCGTGACGGTCGCTGGATTCGCGTTCAACAGCGACACGCTCGGGATGATGTTCGTCGCTGGAGTGCTCGCCTTCCTCGCGGGAGGACTCGCAGTCGCCACTGGACTCGTCGCAATTGCGTACAAAGTCGTGGTCGACAGTCGAACCGCCTGAGTCGGGAAAATCGTTCGACGCGGCTCAGTCGAGATAGGCCTCTGTGAGCCCGTCGAGTGCTTCGTGGTGGTGTGTCGTGTGCGGCGCAGTTAGCGGCGAGACCGAAATCTTGCCATCGACGACGGCGCGACGGTCGGTCCCCTCGGGGTCGGGAATGTCACCGGTGCTCATCCGCTCCCAGACACGGTCGTGGAGTCTCACGGTCCCGTTGTCGTAACTCGCGGTCATGTCGTACATCTCCGAGGGGTAGGTAACTTCCATGTCCGCAGGTTCGCCGCTCGGCTCGGCCATCGGCGCGTTGACGTTCAGGTAATCACACTGCTCGAACACGCCTGCGGGTTCGGCGTGCTTGACGAGGTAGGACGCCGCACGCGTCGCGTCACGGTAGTCGCCTGGGTCAGTCGCCTTCTCGTGCCACGGAACGTCGCCGCCCGGTGGGACGTACATCGAGAGAGCGATTGCAGGAACGTCGAAGAACGCCGCTTCGACGGCGGCGCTGACGGTTCCCGACCGACCGAGGACGTACGCGCCGATGTTGGCGCCTTTGTTGATGCCGGAGACGACCATGTCGACGTCGGGACAGAGGGCTTCCAACCCAGCGACTGTACAGTCGGCGGGCGTTCCCTCCAGTGCGTACCCGAGTTCGTGTTCGGCGACCACGGCGTCGGTCGACATCTTGCGGCCGACTGCACTCTGGTCGGTCGCTGGCGCGACGGCAGTCACGTCGGCGAACTCTGAGAGGGTATCGTAGAGTGCTTTGAATCCAACACTCTCGATACCATCGTCGTTCGTGAGGAGGATGGCGGGTTCGCTCATGTCTTGGACTCCGGAGGGAGCGCGCAAAAAGCCACCCGTCGAACCTAGTCCAGTTTCCGCGCTCGGCGTCTCGCTTACGCCACTCTGTCGACGATCGTCTCTCCGTCGACGACGAGGTTGTAGGCTTCTTCGTCGTCGTTCCACAGCGCGAGGACGTTCTCGAAGGCCAGTACGTCCCCGTACGCTGCGTCTTCGAGGTCGGCGTTCAGGACCGTCGGATTGGTTCGGACGGCGTAGTGGTCGACTGCTTGACTGCCGTCACCGATTTTGAACAGGTGGTTGCCCCCCTCCGAGAGGTTGTGGCTCAGTTTCACCGCGAGGAGGTCGATACGGTTCGTGACGTGCAGGTCCATCTCCGCCATCTTGGCGAACCGTGACGCGTTTGCACGGATACCGAGGCGACGCTTCCCATCGGTTCTGAGGATACTGTAGGAGTACTGCACGTCCACGTTGACGAACGTTCCTTCGTCCTCCTCGGCGTCACGTCCCTCGTCGAGCCGGCGTTGGAACCCCGGTACGTCGAGGTCCGGTTTGACGTCGAACGACCAGCCCCGGTCCGAGGGCGCATAGCCGTCCCAGAGGCGCAGCGTCGGCGAGTAAACCGTCACGTCGCCGTCGACGGGTGTGACCTCGCGTTCGACTTCTCGGAGACCGATGCTCGTGTTCCGGTCGGCGGGTGCGATGGCGACGACGGCTCCGTCGTCGGCGAGGACGTCGAGGTACTTCCGGACGACTGCGGTGGGGTCGTCGAGTTCACTCAGGACGCTCGCGAAGACGACGAGGTCGTACTCACCCTCCGGCTCGAACGCCTCTGCCGTCTCGTCGTGGATGGTCGTTCGGAAGTTCCGACGCGTCTCGCCGAGCATTCGTTCGAGCACGTCGGCGGAGGCGCTCGGTTCGACCGCGTGGTAGTCGACGAGTGAGTCGTCTGGGAGGTAGTCGTGGAGGCCGAGGGCCGGGCCACCGGTTCCTGCACCGACGTCGAGGACACGCAATCGACGTGAGAGCAGGCCGGTTTCCGCGATATCGTCGAGGACGTAGCCGACGGCGGCGTAGTAGTCCGGGAGGTGGTAGATGGCGTACCCGAGTGCGGCGTCGTCGTCGTACTCGACGGGATTTCCGCGATAGTAGTCTTCTTTCAACTGGCGGACGCGCTGGCGGAGGCGGTCGCCGGAGTCGCCGACGTGCCAGTTCGCGCCGTAGCGTTGGATGAGGAGGTCTTCGAGGGCGAACGAGTAGTCACCGGGGAACTGCGTTGGCGACCATCCCGGTGGCGTCACGTCGTCTTCGTTCGCCGGGACGAACGTTCCGTCGTCCTGCTCGAAGAGGCCAAGGTCGTAGGCTTCCTCGCGGAGCGTCTGTTTGACGACTGCTGGGTGTGGCGCGCCGTCGATGTACTCGGCAATCTCTTCGGGGTCGATTGGGCGGACGTTTCTGAGGTACTTCGCGTTGTCGCGGACAGCGTCTCTATCTATCATCGTAGGTCAAATCTGGAAGATGTCGGCAGAGCGTCTCGGGGCCACTCTCTGCACGAGTTGGTCGCGTCTACCCTCTCTCATCGCTCGGTAGGGTCGTGGTTGTCGGTCTCGTCCCGCCCGCGAGCGACGGTGCGGTAGAGCGCGGCGAACTCCTCGGGGTCGGCCATCGCCAGTTCCTGTGCAGCGTCAGCGACGCGGTCGGTTCCGTCGCCAAAGGCTGACTGAATGTCGCCGTACACACGGGGTGTCCCCCCCGAGACCGACGAGACGAGTTCGTCGAGCGCGGCGGAGATGGGCGTCGCGAACTCGTCGCGGACGTCGTCGGCCGCGAGGCCGAACGCGAGGACCGCGGCGTGGG
The genomic region above belongs to Haloferax marinisediminis and contains:
- a CDS encoding chorismate mutase, with amino-acid sequence MTDDTADETESIQDMTLDELREEIEDIDRGIVELIARRTYVADAVAQVKAEQNLPTTDESQEERVMERAGENADHFEVDSNLVKAIFRLLIEINKAEQRQNR
- a CDS encoding CPBP family intramembrane glutamic endopeptidase; translated protein: MNRGQQPNTRAAGGWRRVGLFLVLTFGWSWAFWIPEAIAAAGLVQTVPDLPELGAFGPTVAAFVIVVYTGGLSGARRLARRAIQLDYPNRWLVFTVLFTPAIIAVSLGVAFVTGTTPSFPWAGNLVVLPIAFVVVLLLGGPIQEEFGWRGVLLDSLQNRLGALWSGVVVGLVWAVWHLPLFYIPSETIYYRNPFVGFAVSITLLSVLMTWVYNNTNGSLLPALLFHASFNWSQVMFPVLDSDPASLAFVVLLAVSTIAVVGYSGAKTLVRGGGEPPTAAR
- a CDS encoding FAD-binding oxidoreductase, encoding MATASTPIDDSIVSELETQFRGTLLQPTEAGYDEARNIWNAMIDRRPALIAQCAGVADVRAAVDFARTNDLLVSVKGAGHNIAGNAINDDGLVIDLSPMKSVRVDPEAKTARVEPGVILSELDHETQAFGLATPVGYNSTTGISGLTLGGGFGWLSRKYGLTADNLRSVDIVTADGELRHASESENEDLFWAVRGGSGNFGIVTSFEFDLHAVGPEVLSGLIVHPFDDAADVLRAYREYVATVPDDVTAWMVFRHAPPLEFIPEEWHGKMVLILAAFYAGSMSDGEEALKPLREIGSPIVDVIGPHPYEGWQQAFDGLLGPGARNYWKSHNFEEITDGMIDTFVEYAASMPTPLSEIAVAQLGGAINHVSVEETAYPHRDAEFLMNLHTRWEDPAQDDECIAWARECYEAMKPHATGGVYVNFIPEDVGEERAAYRENYDRLVEIKKTYDPENLFRMNQNVTPTS
- a CDS encoding OsmC family protein, giving the protein MVKRQAETTWQGGKDGSGDFSTESGQVEGTFTFPTRFEDEPGTNPEEVIGAAHSGCFCMQLTALLEGEGYTATELHAVADVHLRPADGGGFEIPQIELTLEADIPDIDEDTFEEIAQQAKETCPVSKALAGPEITLDATLLS
- a CDS encoding LysE family translocator yields the protein MQGLVLGVSIAAPVGPIGVLCIQRTLSRGRRAGFVSGLGAASADAVYGVIAGFGITALSSILLDYQTGIRVAGGLLLVYLGVQSFRAEPAETAAATTDSERLAHDYGSTFLLTITNPVTILAFVGIFAGLGVGTSGNYLDAAVLVAGVFTGSALWWLVLSTGVSLFRTRFTRPVMRRVNQLAGVVIAGFGVLALWSAV
- a CDS encoding aminoglycoside N(3)-acetyltransferase, encoding MPEADAIEAADEPNTVSSLASDFRRLGIDAGDTLLVHSSLSSLGWVVGGPQAVVDALQAVLTDDGTLVMPTHSGQYTDPAGWENPPVPDDWVETIRETMPPFRPDVTPTRGMGAIPECFRAYPGVVRSDHPTFSFAAWGAGADEVVADHRLDDGLGEQSPLARVYDRDGHVLLLGVGHDRNTSLHLAEYRADFEKERIQSAAPLLRDGERVVFEYDDIDIDSDDFEQLGADFESEVGLTEGPVGAGTAKLVNQPTIVDFAVDWFEVHR
- a CDS encoding nuclear transport factor 2 family protein; the protein is MAAISKRANVEILEDAYEAYNEGDLETVVSTFADDIEWVEPEGGLGGGTHRGPDAVLNDIFMPTLDAMDEVAAKPERFIDGGDTVVVVGKLTGTAKGTGTRLAVPFAHIIDMKDGKISKCVNNTDTALFQQLFEA
- the surE gene encoding 5'/3'-nucleotidase SurE; the protein is MSEPAILLTNDDGIESVGFKALYDTLSEFADVTAVAPATDQSAVGRKMSTDAVVAEHELGYALEGTPADCTVAGLEALCPDVDMVVSGINKGANIGAYVLGRSGTVSAAVEAAFFDVPAIALSMYVPPGGDVPWHEKATDPGDYRDATRAASYLVKHAEPAGVFEQCDYLNVNAPMAEPSGEPADMEVTYPSEMYDMTASYDNGTVRLHDRVWERMSTGDIPDPEGTDRRAVVDGKISVSPLTAPHTTHHHEALDGLTEAYLD
- a CDS encoding small ribosomal subunit Rsm22 family protein — its product is MIDRDAVRDNAKYLRNVRPIDPEEIAEYIDGAPHPAVVKQTLREEAYDLGLFEQDDGTFVPANEDDVTPPGWSPTQFPGDYSFALEDLLIQRYGANWHVGDSGDRLRQRVRQLKEDYYRGNPVEYDDDAALGYAIYHLPDYYAAVGYVLDDIAETGLLSRRLRVLDVGAGTGGPALGLHDYLPDDSLVDYHAVEPSASADVLERMLGETRRNFRTTIHDETAEAFEPEGEYDLVVFASVLSELDDPTAVVRKYLDVLADDGAVVAIAPADRNTSIGLREVEREVTPVDGDVTVYSPTLRLWDGYAPSDRGWSFDVKPDLDVPGFQRRLDEGRDAEEDEGTFVNVDVQYSYSILRTDGKRRLGIRANASRFAKMAEMDLHVTNRIDLLAVKLSHNLSEGGNHLFKIGDGSQAVDHYAVRTNPTVLNADLEDAAYGDVLAFENVLALWNDDEEAYNLVVDGETIVDRVA